AGAGAGCTGGATCGCTCCATCATCTCCGTGGGCATGCTGCCCATGCTCATCTTCGGCCGGGCGGGCCGCGCCGGGGTGGACATGAGCGGACTGGGCGGCGAGGCCGGACAGCTCTCGCCCCACGCCGTGCCCATGGTGGAGGACGCCTACAGCGACACCATGCGCATGGTGCGCCGCCAGGGCCGCACCTCGGGCTCCAGCAACCGTCCCCTGCTCCAGGGCCAGCCCGTGGATCCCTCCGGCTTCACCGAGGACATCGTCCAGGGCTTCGAGGAGACGCACCAGCTCCTGTGCCAGCACCGCGAGGCGCTCGGCGCCCGCCTCCAGGCCTTCGCCGACGTGGAGGTCCGCCACATCGTGCGCGCCACCCAGCGCTACGCCCTGTTGTTGCAGGAGAGCGTCCACCCCGACTTCCTGCGCGAGGGCCTGGAGCGCGACAAGGTGCTCGACAACCTCTGGGCCGAGGCCTCCTTCGTTCCCGCGCTGCGGCGGCTCGTGCCCTCGGAGCACGCGGATCTCCGGCTCGGGGACATTCCCCTCTTCACCACGCGCCCCGGCCAGCGCCACCTGTGGAGCAGCACCGGCGAGTGCATCCGCGACTACTTCGTGCGCGACAGCCTCTCCGAGGTGCGCGAGCGGCTCGCGCGGATGGACGAGAAGGACCGTGCCTGGCAGGTCTCCCTCATCCGCAAGTCGATGGTGTCGCTCGACAAGGGCCAGGGCACCGCACGTCCCTCGGCTCTCAGTACCCCGCCCCCTTCCCTTCCGCCCGCTTCACGTGAGGACTGCCTCGCCGCCGCCATCTCCATCGGGGAGGAGCTCGCGGCCAAGGCCATCCGGGGCAAGACGGATGTGTCCTGGATCGGCATGAGCCTGGAGGACCTGGGGCAGTGGCGCTGGAGCCTCTCGCCCCTGGGGACGGACCTGTACGAGGGCGTCGGCGGCGTCTCCCTCTTCCTCGCGTACCTCGCCCGGGAGACGGGCCGCGCGGACTTCGAGCAGCTCGCGCGCGCGGGCCTGGAGACCGTCCGGGACTCCTGGCGCAACCCCGACCCGGGCGACGCCGGCGTGGGCGCCTATGTCGGCCGGACCTCCTCCGCGTACGTGCTCGCCCACCTGTCCGCGCTCTGGAAGCAGCCGGCGCTGCTGGACGAGGTGATCGCCGGACTCCCCGTGCTGGAGCCGCTCATCGACGCCGACACGCGGTTGGATCTCCTCAGCGGCTCCGCGGGCTGCGCGCTCGTGCTGCTCGGGCTCCATGCCCGCACCGGAGACCCACGGCTGCTGGACGCGGCGAGACGGTGCGGGGAGCGGCTCCTCGTCACCGCCCAGCCGTGCCCGGAAGGCGGCATGGGCTGGAAGGGCCCGGCGGGACAGCAGCCGCTGTCGGGCTTCTCCCACGGCGCGGCGGGCATCGCGTACGCGTTGCTGGCGCTCGCCTCCGCCACGGGGGACACCCGCTACCGGCACCTCGCGGACCAGGCGCTCACCTACGAGCGCGCGCTCTTCGTGCCCGAGCACGGGAACTGGAAGGATCTCCGCGAGCCCGAGGCCTCCGCCGGAGAGGCCAGCCCGGGCTGCATGGTGACGTGGTGCCATGGCGCGCCGGGCATCGCGCTCGGGAGGCTGTGCTCGCTGCGGCACCTGGACGGGCCAGAAGTCCGCGCGGAGCTCGAGACGGCGCTCACCACCACCCTGCGCGAGGGCTTCGGCGGCAGCCACTGCCTGTGCCATGGAGACCTGGGCAACGTGGAGCCGCTGCTCCTGGCGGGCGAGGTGCTCGGCGAGCCCCGGTGGAGCCACGCCGCGAGCGAGCGCGCGGCCCACCTCCTCCACCAGGGACGGACACGCGGCTGGCTGTGCGGACTGCCCCGGGGTACCGAGACCCCGGGACTCCTGATGGGACTGGCCGGTATCGGCTACGGCCTGCTGCGGCTGGCGGCACCGGAGCGCGTGCCCTCGGTGCTCACCCTGGCCATGCCCTGAGTCAGCGCCGCGAGGCCGCGAGCACGCGCAGGAAGGCCAGGCCCCGGCGCAGCCACCGCACCGGCGCCATCACCGAGGCCAGCAGCGGCCACCGGCGGCGGGGCGCCCAGGGCCTGTCCAGCAGCGACTCCAGCGCCCGGCCCGAGCCCACCACCACCGCCGCCTGCAACTGAGCGGCGGCGTACTGGCAGAACAGCTCCTGCTTCGGCGTCGCCATGGACACCAGCACCAGATCCGGACGCGTCAGGGCCACGCGATCAAGCAGCCGATCCACGCCCGGCCCCTGCCCGTCCTCGGGCACACCCGTGGCGGCCACGCCCACGGCGAGCAACCCGTACCGGTCCCGCAGCACGCACGCCGTCCACTCGGCCAGCCCGGGCTGATCCGCCACCACGAGCACCCGCCAGGCCCGCGTCCGGGCCAGTCCGGCCAGCGCCGTCAACCACCGCGGCCCCGGCTCCGGCAGCGACGAGCCGAGCACCCGCGCCGCACGCACCAGTGCCGGACCGCCCGCGAGCGACAGCTCCGCCGTGGCGAGCGCCTCGCGCAACGGCGCATGGCTCTCGGCCCGGACGATCTGCTCCACATCCGGCGTGAGGACGTGTCCACCCCGGCCGGTGGCCACGAGCCGCTCGATGCACGCGAGCACCTCGTCGAGGCGCCCCATGTCCAGCGGCACCTGACCGATGCGCATGCGCGGGAAGGCCCGCCCGGGCTCCCGATCCACCCTCCGCGGTACTGGAAGCGCGAGACTCCCTGGCGGCGTCTCCAGCCCGACAACCCCGTTCATCACCCTCCTCCTCCTGGCGCCCTCGATGGGCTGGGACAGTGGTGTCACGCACCACGATCTGCCAGGGGGGTCTGACGAATGGATGACCGGGGACTGACGACGGAGTGACATCCGTCCCCGGATTCTCCGGCCGCTAGAGATCCGGCGGTGGCCGGACACCCAGGTGACACGCACGCAACGCCAGCTGGGTCCGGTTCTCCGCTCCCAGCTTGCGGTACAGCTGTGTCACGTGCGACTTCACGGTCCGCTCGGCGATCTGCAGGTGCGCGGCGATCTTCAAGTTGTCCGCGCCTCCGGCCACATACTGGAGCACCTCGCGCTCCCGTTGCGTCAGCGTGAGCAGCACGCTCGCCGTGGCCGTCGCCACCGGTGGATGCTCGAAGTCGTTGCGCAACAGTTGCACCGGGAAGAGCTTCTCCCCGCGCACCAGCGCATTGACGGCCGTGCACACCGCGTTCGTCGTGAGGCTCTGACGGAAGAGGTAGCCCGAGGCACCCTCGTCGAAGCACTGGGAGATGAAGTCCTGTGCATGCGCCGAGGACAGCACGAGCATCCGAACCTCCAGCCGGCGCTTGCGCGCCTCACGCAGGAGGTTCAGCCCTTCCGTGGCCGGGCAGCCCAGGTGCGCGTCGCCTTCCGGCTCCACGTCCAGGATGGCCACCTGCGGCGGATCCGTGCCGATGCCATCGAGGAGCGTCCTCACGTCCCGTGTCACCCACAGGACCTGAAGCCCTTCTCCTCTCAGTCCATCGGCCAGTCCTTGATAGACCGCCCACGGTCCTTCCAACAATCCAACCCGCACTTCCGCTTGATTCGTTGCCATGCGAGGGCCCCCCAGCCGTCATGGCGTACACATACATATGAGACGCACTGCACCCGGTGTTGCGAACACTCGCGGCTCCTGATGTGGGTCGAGCTCGTCTCTCCGCAAGGGTCTTCGTCCTACCGGTCAGCACCTTCCACAACCTGTTGATGCCTGGCTCTCTCCCGAGTCGCACCTCCGACGTCCACTGGAAAGATTCGACCCATCACCACCACCGATTCACCCAACGTGTGACCGGCGTTACCCACGAATGGCCATCCGTATGGCATTCGTCCAGTCGCGATCCACGCCAATTTGCCGCTGACTGTGCACGGGCATACCCATAACCCCTGGAGATGTCCGGTGGTGGGCTATTCCTGGGCCCCTGGGCGGATGACCCGGAGGACAGGGAGCGGCCTCCCGGTGTGCCTTGTGCGGCGTCATCGCCGCTCTACCCTGAGTGTAGGGGCCGCACTCCAGCGTGGGTACGACCCGAGCACAAGGAGGGACATGTCATGGCGGATCTTCCAGTGCGTCGAGGCAGTGGTTCATCGGTTGGCCGGTGGACGCGAGGGTTGGATCCCTTCGAGCGGATGAAGGAATTGATGGGGTTCGATCCGTTCGAGCAGGTGGGCCGGATGGTGGGCGGCATCGAGCCGTCGCTGAGCTTCATTCCGGCCTTCGAGGTGAAGGAGACGAAGGACGCCTACGTCTTCAAGGCGGACGTGCCAGGGGTGAAGGAGGGAGACCTGGACATCACGCTCACCGGGGATCGGCTCACCATCAGCGGCAAGCGGGAGACGGAGAAGCAGGAGGACACGGATCGCTTCTACGCCTACGAGCGGAGCTACGGCTCGTTCAGCCGCTCGTTCACGCTGCCCGAGGGCGTGGACGCGAACAACATCAACGCGGAGCTGAAGGACGGCGTGCTCCACCTGCGGTTGCCCAAGCAGCCGGAGATGCAGCCCAAGCGCATCCAGGTGGGCACCACGGACGCCAACAAGCAGGGCAAGGTGAAGGCCTGAGCCACGCGAGGAAAAAACGGAAGGGGCTGGAGTCCTCCAGCCCCCTTCTTCATTCCAGGTGCCAGGCCCGTCAGATGGTGCGCTGCCACAGCTCGCGCAGGTCGGTGGGCAGCTGGCCGATGACATCCTCGATCTCCCCCTCGGAGACCTGCTCCCGCACCGCGGTGAAGACGGCGCGGATCTTCCGCTCGGCCTCGAGGGAGTCCACGTCCAGGTCCTCCGACACCATCTGGAGGAAGCCGTCCTTGCCGAACTTGCTGGCCGGCTTGCCCAGGTGCCGCTCGCAGCGGAGGAGCAGATCCTGGAGCTTGCCGGGCAGTTGGGCCTCCAGGTGCGCGGCCTCCTCGCCGAAGAGCCGCTGCTCCAACACGCAGAGCACCGAGACCGCGGCGCGCTCCGCCTCTTCCTCGTTCATGGAGCCGATGACCATGAGGTTGCGCAAGAAGGCCTTGTAGGTCTGGTTGCGCCGGGTCTCGCTGCGCTGCTCGCGCCGGGCCCCCGGGTCCTCCGTGCCCTGCGACCGCGGGTTGATGTTCGTCCCCGTCCTCTCCGTGTCCGCCATATCCGCCTCCCTCGCGTTGAAAGGGTTCCTTCTGACCTTGACCACGCCCGGGCATGGCGTGCAGCGGGGCCGGGGCAAGGGGGTACCCACCCTGGTGCCTGCCCTGGCGGACCTCCAGGCGCGTTCCGGGTAATCTCCCGGCCGAATGGACTCCGCCCCCTCCCCGAGCCTCGACGTCGCCACGCCCGAGCGGGTCTCGCTCTCGTTGCCCGTGGCCGGCATCGGCTACCGGTGCCTCGCCTACCTGGCCGATCTCTTCATCCTCTTCGTCTTCTGGGTCATCGCCTATTTCACCTTCACGCTGCTGGTGAGTGACGTCATCGGCTTCTTCCAGGGGCTGTCCGGCCTGGCGCAGACGCTGCTGGTGGTGGGGGTGTTCGCCACGCAGTGGGTGTACTGGACGGCGGCCGAGGTGCTCATGGACGGGCAGACGCCGGGCAAGCGCCTCGTGGGCATCCGGGTGGTGCGCGTGGACGGCTCGCCCGTGGGCGTGCTGGAGAGCGCGGTGCGCAACCTGGTGCGCGTGGTGGACTCGCTTCCCCTCGTCTACGCCGTCGGGGTCCTCAGCGTGCTGCTGACGCGGCAGCACCGGCGGCTGGGGGATCTGCTCGCCGGCACGCTGCTGGTGCGCGAGGAGCGCATCGACCTGGACAAGTACACGGCCCCCGCCACGGGCTCCGTGGCCCTGCCCGCCGCGGCCCACGCCGAGCGGCTCACCTCCGAGGACGTGGAGCTCATCCTCTCCTTCCTGACGCGGGCGCCGGAGCTGGAGCCCCAGGCCCGGGCGCGCCTGGGGACGAAGCTGGTGGAGCGCTACGGAGGGCTGGACGAGGCCGGACGCGCCACGGTGCTGGCCTCGCCCCAGAGCACCGAGGCCTTCCTGCGGGCCCGCGTCCAGACGGAGCGCTGACGTGGCCGCCCCCCTGCCCGCCTTCGTCACCCGCCGCCGCCCGGACTGGGACGCCCTGAAGGAGCTGCTCGACCGGCAGCGCGCGGGCACCCTGCGGCTGGGCGAGCTGCGTACGCTCGATGTCCTCTACCGGCGGGCGGCGGCGGACCTGGCGCATGCCCAGACCTTCTACGCGGGCACGGACGTGCACCGCTTCCTCAACCAGCTGTGCGGCCAGGCCTACGCCGCCATCTACCAGCCGCCGCGCGAGCGGCTGGCCTCCACCCTGGCCTTCTTCCGCCAGGACTTCCCGCGCACCCTGCGCGCCAACGGAGCCTTCGTGGCCGCCAGCGCGGGCCTCTTCCTGCTGGGAATCCTGCTGGGGGCGGTGGTGGTGCTGCTGGAGCCGCGCGGCGCGGAGCTGCTCGTCCCCGAGCACCTGCGTGACTTCATCGCGCGCAAGGAGATGTGGACGGACGGCATCCTCACGGTGTCGCCGCCCAACGCGGTGGCCTCGGGCATCGCCACCAACAACCTCACGGTGACCATCGTCACCTTCGCCTCCGGCATCCTGCTGGGGCTGGGGACGGTGTTCGTGCTCATCAACAACGGCGTGCACCTGGGCTCGGTGGCCGCGCTGTGCGTGCACGAGGGGATGGGCGGCAAGCTGTTCGACTTCATCGCCGCCCACGGGCCGGTGGAGCTGTCCATCGTCGTCATCGCCGGAGGCGCGGGGCTCATGGTGGGCCAGGCCCTCATCGACCCCGGCGAGCTGCCCCGGGGGCAGGCCCTGGCGCTGCGGGGGCGCGAGGCCGTGAAGCTGGTGCTCGGCTGCGCGCCCTTCCTCGCCCTCATCGCCGTGGTGGAGGGCTTCGTGTCCCCCGGCGACTTCTTCTCCTCGTGGGTGAAGGCCTCGCTGGGACTCGCCCTCGGAGGCTTCTTCTGGCTCTACCTGCTGCGCGCTGGCAGGGGTGGGGCCGGAGCGGGCGCGGCCTCCTGACGGAGGGAGGCCATCACGGGCCGTTCCCGCTCATCCACCTCGAAGCGGAAGATGTCGGGCCGGGCGTAGTGGCCGCACGGGTCGAAGTCGAGCCGCGCCCGGGTCACCATGCCCAGATCGAGGTCCGCCGTCAGCACGCCCTCCTCGTTCCACAGGGGGCCGGCGAGGACCTCGCCGAACGGGGAGATGATGACGCTGCCACCCCGGGACAGGATGTGGGGCGCGTCGGCGGGCAGCGGCTCCTCACGGAGGACCTCCTCCGGGTACATGTCGCGGGTGACGAACTGGTTGCAGCCGAGCACGAAGCACCGGCCCTCGGAGCCGATGTGGCGCATCGTGGCCTGCCACGTGTCGCGGTTGTCGGCGGTCGGAGCGAGGTAGAGGTCCACGCCCTTGGCGTACATCGCCGTCCGGGCGAGCGGCATGTAGTTCTCCCAGCAGATGAGCCCGCCGAGCCGGCCGAAGGGCGTGTCCACGGTGGAGAGCGTGCTGCCATCGCCCTCGCCCCAGATGAGCCGCTCGGAGCCGGTGGGCTTGAGCTTGCGGTGCTTCGCGAGCAGCGCGCCATCGGGCCCGAAGTAGAGCAGCGTGCAGTAGAGCGTGCCGCGCGTCAGGTGATCCCGCTCGATGACACCGATGGCGAGGTAGACGCCGTGCTCGCGGGCGATGCCACCGAGGTAATCGATGGCCGGGCCGGGGAGCTCCACGGACTGCTCGTTGTAGAGCTGCCAGAGACGGCGGCCGGCCTCGGTGCGGCTGCCCACGATGAAGCCGAAGCCGAGCCCGCGGGGATAGGCGGGGATGAAGGCCTCGGGGAAGAGGACGAGGCGCGCACCGGTGCGGGCGGCACGGGCGGTCCACGAGGCGACGCGCTCGAGCGTGGCGTCTCGGTTGAAGAGCACGGGAGCGGCCTGGACGACCGCGACACGGACCTGCTGGGTTTGCGGCATGCGGCGCACCATAGGCCAACGGAGGACCTGTCAGGAACCCGCGGCATTTCGCGTCTGATTTCGCATCACGAAGGGACGTAGCTCAAAGGTAGAGCACCTGCCTGATAAGCGGGAGACAGCAGTTCGAGCCTGCTCGTCCCTACTTCCGCGGTTCCATAGACAGACACGCGTGTAGCTCAACAGCAGAGCACCGGTTCGACACGCCGGAGATCAGGGTGCGACTCCCTGCTCGCGTAATTCGGGGTCATCGTCCAACAGGAAGATGCCGCCATCGCAAGGCGGAGATCCGGGTGCGACTCCCGGTGACTCCACTCTCCTTCCCCACTCTTACGGGCTGGCCGCCGGGGCGGAATCGGGCTTTGCACGCCTGATGTGCCGGGTTCGACTCCCGGTCGGTCCAATTCCTCTCACGCGCGACGCGCTACGCCCAGAAGGCCACCAGGGCGCCCGCGGCCGTGGCCACCACGTTGACGGTGTCATTGCCCAGCCACGAGAAGCCCCGCAGGGGCCGGGCGGCGCGTCCGCACCGGTGCACCCGGCGCTCGGTCTCCCGCGCACAGGCATCGCACCAGCGCACGTCCTGCACCGTGGCGCCCAGCAGGCTGTCCACCAGCGAGCCCGCCACTCCCGCCAGCACGAGCCACGGAATGAGCGCCACCGGCGCCCCCGCGAGCACGGCCACGCCTCCCACGAAGGCAGCACCCGCGGTGGACGCCAGCAGCCCGGCTCCCGACACGGCGCCGGACGTACCGGGCGGAACCTGCCGCAGCGTGGTGACCAACCTCGGCGGCGAGCGCGAGAGCACCCCCAGCTCCGTGGCCCAGGTGTCCGCGTTGGCGGCGACCAGCGCGCCCAGCATGGCCAGCGAGTAACGCGCGTCTCCGGTGACCCCCAGCAGCACCGCCGCCACCGCGGCCACGCCGCCGTTGGCCAGCGCCTGCCCCAGGTCCCGCGTCCCCGTCTTGGCGTACTCCTCCTCCACACCGGCCTTCCGGGCCCGGAACGTCTTGGAGAGCGCGCTCGAGGAGATGAAGAAGCCGAGCAGCGCCGCGGCCCCCACCGCCCCCGCCAGGCCGAAGACGGGCGTGCCAACGAGGATGGCTCCCAGCACACCACTCGGGCTCAGCGAGCCCCGGGTCCAGGACAGCACACCGATGGCCAGGGCAATGCCCGCTCCCACGCCCAGCCCCCAGGCATGCGCGGACGGCACCAGGTAGAGGACCGCCCCCGCGGACAGCGGCACCCAGAGGTTGTCCCGGCCCTTGGTGCCGAGCGCCTCGGCACACGTGGCCACCACGGCGCACAGCAGGGCCAGCGGCACCCGCGGCATGTCCGGTGCGACGCCCGGCATCCACGTCAGCACGGCCAGGACGGCCACGAAGGTGCTGGCGCACAGGGCCAGCGAGCCCTCCAGGCTCTTGTGCTCCCCATGGAACGTCTCGTAGCGGTGGCGCCCGAAACGCCGGCCCACCAGCGAGGCCACGGCATCTCCCACCGCCATGGCCATGACGCCTCCCGCCGCCACCGCCGGCCTGTCCCACGCCAGCCACACCAGCAGCGAATAGGCCACCGCGAACCAGACCGTGCCCAGGTTGTCGGGCTCGGCCTCCACCGCCTTCAGCAGCCGCTTGCGGTGGATGTACCAGTTGGCCACCGCCGCCGTGGCCGACGGCACCACCGCCAGTCCCCGGCTCTCGAAGAGCCCCAGCGTCCCGAAGATCCAGAAGCCCACGCCCACGTGGATGATCTTCCGCGCCAGCTCACGCGACAGGCCTCCCCTCAGGGCCAGCTCCCCCGCGGCGACACAAACTCCGACATATCCGTAGGACCAGAAAAGCGCCTGGATGTCCTGACTCATGGGCGCCGATTGTAGTCAGTCCCCGGGCCACCCCAAGAGCAGGAATACCCGGCCGGAAGTTGGCCCATCAACCGCAAGCATGAAGTTCGGGGTTCAATCGGAATCGGGTGGGGGGGATTCACAAGGAAACACCTTCCGGGTCATCATCTGCCCCCGGCTCAACACTTTCCAAGGTGTTGAGTCTCCCTGCACCCCTCCCAGTCAGCACGTGTGCCCCCGCGCCACGAGGCGTGTGCCCCAACGAGGTCTCGCGGTTCCGAAGTTCGAAGCAGAGGTACGGGCTCCATCCCCCACGGGTGACCATGTCGCAGAAGAAGAAGTGGATGTTCCTGGGTGTGACGACCGTCACCGGGCTCGCCGCGTGCGCGCCGCAGGTCGTCACCGCGTACAACAACTGGAAGCAGGAGCGCCGCAACGCGCTCATCGAGAAGACCGAGCTGGCGCTCGCACAGGGGCTCGACCACATCCCCTGGATGGACAGCCTGCGCTCCGAGGACGAGAGCGAGGAGCACGAGGGCGTCGCCTCATCCGAGGAGGAGAACGAGGAGGGGGAGAAGGATGACGCCGCGCTCCGCCGGCTCGCCAACCAGGCCGAGATCGGCCCGCGCAGCCCCGAGTACCAGCAGGAGCTGCTGAAGATCGCCGCCGCCGAGGCGCGCAAGTGGAACGGCCCGGGTGCCACCACGCCCATGCGCCTGGATGGAGACGCCAGCGCCATCTCGCCGACGCCCGCGGGCAACGCGACCTGGACGAACCTCGGCCCGGCCACGGCCCGCTCCTCGTACAACGGCACCTACTACAAGTCGATCGACTCCGGCCGCATCACCAAGATCCGCGTCAAGCCGGGTGATGCGAAGACGGTCTACATCTCGACGGCTGGCGGCGGCGTGTGGAAGGCCACCGACTTCGGCCAGTACCCCACGTGGCAGCCCATCACCGACCAGCTCGGCACGCTCGCGGTGGGCGCGATGGATCTCGACCCGACCGACGGCAAGACGATCTGGATCGGCCTGGGTGACCCGTTCGATCAGCAGGGCGGCGCGCTGGTGAAGTCCTCCGACGAGGGGACGACCTGGGGCGACCCCATCCTCCTGTCCGCGACGCACCCGGTGGACGGCAAGCCGACGATCACCAACAACGTCCGCGACATCCGCATCGATCCGGCCAACACCGGCAACATCCTGGTCGCCGCCAACGACGGCCTCTACCGCTCGGACGACGGCGGCGCGAGCTTCAACTTCATCGATCTGCCGAACACCGCGGCCACGGGCCCGGTCCGCGAGTCCACCTGGAGTCTCGTGTACCTGGGCAAGGGCGCGGACGGCCAGTCGCAGTGGCTGGTGAGCGGTGCGTATGCCTGCCCCGGCGCCCAGCCTCCCCACCCGGCCTCCGGTACGCAGAACCGGCTGCTGAGCACCGACAAGTGCGCCTCCAACCCCGCCGTGGGCAACTACGGTGACATCTGGAAGAGCACCGACTCGGGCGCCACCTGGGTCTCGGCCCGCGCCAGCGGCACCCTGCCGGCCACCGTGACCGGCTCGGGCGCCACCGACATCAGCTACATCGACATCGCCGCCAGTGGCACGGCGGACCCCTCCGCCACCGTGGTCTACGCCCTCGGCGGCTCGCTCAGCGACGCCGCCTCGGCGACGAACGCGGTGCTCAAGAGCGTCAATGGCGGTACCACCTGGACGGTGGTGGCCACCAAGACCAAGCCGGTCACCAACCCCACCACGCTCGCCGCCCAGTGCACGGACGTCAACGTGGGCCATGATCAGAGCTGGTACAACCTGGCCATCGCCGTGGATCCCGCGGACCCCAACCGGGTGCTCATCGGCGGCAACCTCTGCGGCATCCGCTCCTCCGACGGCGGCGCCACCTGGCAGAACATGTCCCACTGGCTGCCCCAGGGCGGTGGCGGCTACACCGCCGACGGCTTCCTGCCGTACGTGCACGCCGACTGGCACACGGCCACCGTCGTGCGCGTGGGCAGCATCTACATGGCGCTCGTCGGCACCGACGGCGGCCTGTCCGTCTCGCGTGACGTGTTCGACGCCCCCACCGGCGCGCAGGTCAACTGGCAGCACCCCAACATCGGTCTGGTCACCCAGCTCCCCTACTCGGTGGGCAGCGGCGATCCCGTCTATGGCAACGCCGGCGTCGTCTTCTCCGGCCTGCAGGACAACGGCACGCGCTTCCGCCTCATCGACGACGAGGCCTTCATCTCCGACTTCGATCTGCAGAACTGGGATCAGATCCGCGGCGGTGACGGTATCGGCACGGCCGTGTCCCGCGACTCGCGCGGCCAGAACCCCATCTATTGGATCTCCGTGCAGGGCCAGTGGTGGTACTGCCAGCCGCGCCTGCGCGACTGCAGCCGCGCCACCCGCATCGAGGGCGGCGTCGAGATCTCCAACTACGTCCGCGCCAACTTCACGCTGCCCGCGGGTGACAGCTACCCGTTCATGATCCGCTACAGCCCCACCTTCGATGCGCAGGGCTCGGTGGTCGCGACCACCAGCTTGAACCTCTTCCGCGTCACCGTGGATCCGGTGTCCGACCGCCCGTCGGCCGTGCGGCTGACGCCCTCGGGCATCGTCGTGGCCGGCGCGACCCGTGGCCCCCGCGGTCTCGGTGTCACCGCCTCGCCCCACCCGTACACCGTGGACGGCGTGCCGACGCGCATCTATGGCCTGCCGCTGAGCGGCGGCGGCTCGGCCCTG
The sequence above is drawn from the Archangium gephyra genome and encodes:
- a CDS encoding type 2 lanthipeptide synthetase LanM family protein; translation: MQVIAPVFPWKKAAFLHERATAKTEDPPSGSEPVLQEAERRASAWCQLMAGDDATLDERLKSVGLDREAFLRILVRSGNQEEAPEDSGSWVSLIEEVIEQRHAGEPLPPSLQPPSGPGQPGLAFSGFLQPFIRLAAARLRTVTAALQARFGLGLPLLSSEAEASLLESLARRLQSLSTRTLILELNVARVMEELPGDSPQERFHHFSTVRLQEPRVLVALLREYPVLARLLATSTERWLTVSLELLERIASEREQLGQSFLGGQDIGSLVGLQSGVSDLHREGRSVVLLRFSSGLRLVYKPKSLAVDVRFQQLLQTLNSWGARHPHRVLTVLDRGTHGWVEYVEATGCDSREALQRFYWRQGSSLALLHLLAAVDFHLENLIAAGEYPVLVDLEALFHQRLALEAGDSAMQRAWRELDRSIISVGMLPMLIFGRAGRAGVDMSGLGGEAGQLSPHAVPMVEDAYSDTMRMVRRQGRTSGSSNRPLLQGQPVDPSGFTEDIVQGFEETHQLLCQHREALGARLQAFADVEVRHIVRATQRYALLLQESVHPDFLREGLERDKVLDNLWAEASFVPALRRLVPSEHADLRLGDIPLFTTRPGQRHLWSSTGECIRDYFVRDSLSEVRERLARMDEKDRAWQVSLIRKSMVSLDKGQGTARPSALSTPPPSLPPASREDCLAAAISIGEELAAKAIRGKTDVSWIGMSLEDLGQWRWSLSPLGTDLYEGVGGVSLFLAYLARETGRADFEQLARAGLETVRDSWRNPDPGDAGVGAYVGRTSSAYVLAHLSALWKQPALLDEVIAGLPVLEPLIDADTRLDLLSGSAGCALVLLGLHARTGDPRLLDAARRCGERLLVTAQPCPEGGMGWKGPAGQQPLSGFSHGAAGIAYALLALASATGDTRYRHLADQALTYERALFVPEHGNWKDLREPEASAGEASPGCMVTWCHGAPGIALGRLCSLRHLDGPEVRAELETALTTTLREGFGGSHCLCHGDLGNVEPLLLAGEVLGEPRWSHAASERAAHLLHQGRTRGWLCGLPRGTETPGLLMGLAGIGYGLLRLAAPERVPSVLTLAMP
- a CDS encoding WecB/TagA/CpsF family glycosyltransferase; the encoded protein is MNGVVGLETPPGSLALPVPRRVDREPGRAFPRMRIGQVPLDMGRLDEVLACIERLVATGRGGHVLTPDVEQIVRAESHAPLREALATAELSLAGGPALVRAARVLGSSLPEPGPRWLTALAGLARTRAWRVLVVADQPGLAEWTACVLRDRYGLLAVGVAATGVPEDGQGPGVDRLLDRVALTRPDLVLVSMATPKQELFCQYAAAQLQAAVVVGSGRALESLLDRPWAPRRRWPLLASVMAPVRWLRRGLAFLRVLAASRR
- a CDS encoding helix-turn-helix transcriptional regulator, with translation MATNQAEVRVGLLEGPWAVYQGLADGLRGEGLQVLWVTRDVRTLLDGIGTDPPQVAILDVEPEGDAHLGCPATEGLNLLREARKRRLEVRMLVLSSAHAQDFISQCFDEGASGYLFRQSLTTNAVCTAVNALVRGEKLFPVQLLRNDFEHPPVATATASVLLTLTQREREVLQYVAGGADNLKIAAHLQIAERTVKSHVTQLYRKLGAENRTQLALRACHLGVRPPPDL
- a CDS encoding Hsp20/alpha crystallin family protein; protein product: MADLPVRRGSGSSVGRWTRGLDPFERMKELMGFDPFEQVGRMVGGIEPSLSFIPAFEVKETKDAYVFKADVPGVKEGDLDITLTGDRLTISGKRETEKQEDTDRFYAYERSYGSFSRSFTLPEGVDANNINAELKDGVLHLRLPKQPEMQPKRIQVGTTDANKQGKVKA
- a CDS encoding DUF2267 domain-containing protein, whose protein sequence is MADTERTGTNINPRSQGTEDPGARREQRSETRRNQTYKAFLRNLMVIGSMNEEEAERAAVSVLCVLEQRLFGEEAAHLEAQLPGKLQDLLLRCERHLGKPASKFGKDGFLQMVSEDLDVDSLEAERKIRAVFTAVREQVSEGEIEDVIGQLPTDLRELWQRTI
- a CDS encoding RDD family protein, translated to MDSAPSPSLDVATPERVSLSLPVAGIGYRCLAYLADLFILFVFWVIAYFTFTLLVSDVIGFFQGLSGLAQTLLVVGVFATQWVYWTAAEVLMDGQTPGKRLVGIRVVRVDGSPVGVLESAVRNLVRVVDSLPLVYAVGVLSVLLTRQHRRLGDLLAGTLLVREERIDLDKYTAPATGSVALPAAAHAERLTSEDVELILSFLTRAPELEPQARARLGTKLVERYGGLDEAGRATVLASPQSTEAFLRARVQTER
- a CDS encoding stage II sporulation protein M, translated to MAAPLPAFVTRRRPDWDALKELLDRQRAGTLRLGELRTLDVLYRRAAADLAHAQTFYAGTDVHRFLNQLCGQAYAAIYQPPRERLASTLAFFRQDFPRTLRANGAFVAASAGLFLLGILLGAVVVLLEPRGAELLVPEHLRDFIARKEMWTDGILTVSPPNAVASGIATNNLTVTIVTFASGILLGLGTVFVLINNGVHLGSVAALCVHEGMGGKLFDFIAAHGPVELSIVVIAGGAGLMVGQALIDPGELPRGQALALRGREAVKLVLGCAPFLALIAVVEGFVSPGDFFSSWVKASLGLALGGFFWLYLLRAGRGGAGAGAAS
- a CDS encoding carbon-nitrogen hydrolase family protein; protein product: MPQTQQVRVAVVQAAPVLFNRDATLERVASWTARAARTGARLVLFPEAFIPAYPRGLGFGFIVGSRTEAGRRLWQLYNEQSVELPGPAIDYLGGIAREHGVYLAIGVIERDHLTRGTLYCTLLYFGPDGALLAKHRKLKPTGSERLIWGEGDGSTLSTVDTPFGRLGGLICWENYMPLARTAMYAKGVDLYLAPTADNRDTWQATMRHIGSEGRCFVLGCNQFVTRDMYPEEVLREEPLPADAPHILSRGGSVIISPFGEVLAGPLWNEEGVLTADLDLGMVTRARLDFDPCGHYARPDIFRFEVDERERPVMASLRQEAAPAPAPPLPARSR